From Eremothecium sinecaudum strain ATCC 58844 chromosome V, complete sequence, a single genomic window includes:
- the FYV6 gene encoding Fyv6p (Syntenic homolog of Ashbya gossypii AAL031W; Non-syntenic homolog of Saccharomyces cerevisiae YNL133C (FYV6)) has translation MVDLEDDQSQKTERKTLLEQLRLNSIKKQEDFQRQIHQQNSLINRISQEDIEHYEKLKKDELIKKQETQEYIDEKLSKFEVKQERKQRRIQSLYELQKPVKIPNANNPQPLGIVKRKGNKKKIIIVPKNVNT, from the coding sequence ATGGTAGACCtcgaagatgatcagaGTCAAAAGACAGAACGTAAAACTCTTCTGGAACAACTAAGACTTAATTCGATCAAAAAGCAGGAAGACTTTCAGCGCCAGATTCACCAGCAAAACTCATTGATCAATCGCATTAGCCAAGAAGATATAGAACATTACGAAAAACTAAAAAAAGATGAATTAATAAAGAAACAAGAAACGCAGGAATATATAGATGAGAAGTTGAGTAAATTTGAGGTTAAACAGGAGCGAAAGCAGCGACGGATACAATCCCTGTACGAACTGCAGAAACCAGTAAAAATTCCAAACGCTAACAATCCTCAACCTTTAGGAATAGTAAAAAGAAAAGGTAACAAGAAAAAGATTATAATTGTTCCTAAGAATGTTAATACATAA